A window of Mixophyes fleayi isolate aMixFle1 chromosome 10, aMixFle1.hap1, whole genome shotgun sequence contains these coding sequences:
- the LOC142103469 gene encoding F-box only protein 24-like — MHSADFVKEIYGCGCGAGGRLPGWPKGSPLFVKLLMKVPVCARRICSTRDHLYILSSYDTEEETIYRELPKSRCAAQDTEGNETDVRACEDGLKQLRRCASVPERVAKTKELVAQMPLLSYQKECLWEALGMIQRAAEHN, encoded by the exons ATGCACAGTGCAGACTTTGTGAAGGAGATATATGGCTGTGGATGTGGAGCTGGGGGACGCCTTCCAGGATGGCCCAAAGGGAGCCCCTTGTTTGTTAAATTGCTGATGAAG GTTCCCGTCTGTGCCCGGCGTATCTGCTCCACCAGAGACCACCTGTATATTCTGTCCAGTTATGACACAGAAGAAGAAACTATATATCGGGAATTGCCCAAAAGCCGGTGTGCTGCCCAGGACACTGAGGGGAATGAGACGGATGTGCGGGCCTGTGAGGACGGTTTGAAACAGCTGCGACGCTGTGCCAGTGTCCCGGAGAGAGTAGCCAAGACCAAAGAACTCGTGGCACAGATGCCTCTGCTTAGCTACCAGAAGGAGTGCCTGTGGGAGGCCCTGGGCATGATTCAGAGGGCGGCAGAGCACAACTAG